The Equus quagga isolate Etosha38 chromosome 12, UCLA_HA_Equagga_1.0, whole genome shotgun sequence genome includes a region encoding these proteins:
- the DEGS1 gene encoding sphingolipid delta(4)-desaturase DES1: MGSRVSREDFEWVYTDQPHATRRREILAKYPEIKSLMKPDPNLIWIIIVMVLTQLVAFYLVKDLDWKWVVFWAYAFGSCVNHSMTLAIHEVSHNSAFGHYRAMWNRWFGIFANLPIGVPYSISFKRYHMDHHRYLGGDGIDVDIPTDFEGWFFCTTFRKFIWVILQPLFYAFRPLFINPKPISYLEIINTVIQITFDIIVYYVFGIKSLFYMLAASLLGLGLHPISGHFIAEHYMFLKGHETYSYYGPLNLLTFNVGYHNEHHDFPNIPGKSLPLVRKIAAEYYDSLPHYQSWIKVLYDFVTDDTISPYSRMKRHQKGEVELE, from the exons CAAAGTATCCAGAGATAAAATCCTTGATGAAACCTGACCCCAACTTGATATGGATTATAATTGTGATGGTCCTCACTCAGTTGGTTGCGTTTTATCTAGTGAAGGACTTGGACTGGAAATGGGTTGTATTTTGGGCATACGCTTTTGGCAGCTGCGTTAACCATTCAATGACTCTGGCTATTCACGAAGTTTCCCACAATAGCGCCTTTGGCCACTACAGAGCCATGTGGAATCGCTGGTTTGGAATATTTGCTAATCTTCCTATCGGCGTTCCGTATTCAATTTCCTTTAAGAGATATCACATGGATCATCATCGGTACCTCGGAGGCGATGGCATCGATGTGGATATTCCAACCGATTTTGAAGGCTGGTTCTTCTGTACCACTTTCAGAAAGTTTATATGGGTCATTCTTCAGCCTCTCTTTTATGCATTTCGACCTCTCTTCATCAACCCCAAACCAATTTCTTATCTGGAAATTATCAATACAGTGATCCAGATCACTTTTGACATTATAGTTTACTATGTTTTTGGAATTAAATCTTTATTCTACATGTTGGCAGCATCCTTACTTGGTCTAGGTTTGCACCCgatttctggacattttatagcTGAACATTACATGTTCTTAAAGGGACATGAAACTTACTCGTATTATGGCCCTCTGAATTTACTTACCTTCAATGTGGGTTACCATAACGAACACCATGACTTCCCCAACATTCCCGGAAAAAGCCTTCCCCTG GTGAGGAAAATCGCAGCCGAGTACTATGACAGCCTCCCCCACTACCAGTCCTGGATAAAAGTGCTCTATGACTTTGTGACAGATGACACCATAAGTCCCTACTCCAGGATGAAGAGGCATCAAAAAGGCGAGGTGGAACTGGAGTGA